The genome window GAAACACTTCAAGAAGCCGGTCATCCTGACAAACTATCCACGGGCGATTAAATCGTTCTACATGAAGCAGGATGAGGAGTCGTCGGCAACGCCGGGGCCAACTGTGCGGGCGATGGACGTTTTGTTTCCCGGCATTGGCGAAATCATTGGCGGCTCACAACGGGAAGATGATTTCGATAAACTCGTCGCCCGGATGCACGAAGTGGGCATCGAGCCTGAAACGATGTGGTGGTATCTGGACACGCGCCGGTTTGGCTCGGCACCTCACGCCGGGTTTGGTCTTGGCTTCGAACGGCTGGTTCTGTTCGTGACGGGCATGAGCAATATCCGCGATGTGATCCCATTCCCACGCGCTCCCAAAACCGCCGAATTTTAAGTACGGTCACGCTGACGAAGGAAGCATCTTCGGTAGCCACTCTTTTGTTACACCCGAAGATGCTTCCTTCCGCACCGGCGGACCGGTCAGCGTGACGAAAAATGCTTGCTCTTCCTATTTTTCTTGCCGTTGCCTCCGGCTTTGTCGTTGTCGGTGTCTACACTGAACGGAAGGTATCCGCGTTCATGCAGGATCGGCTCGGTCCGATGGAAACGGGGAAATGGGGGCTGCTCCAGTTGTTCGCTGATCTGCTGAAACTGCTTCAGAAAGAAGACATTGTACCGACAGCCGCTGACCGGCGACTATTTCTACTTGCTCCGGCGGTCATTTTCGCATCGGTCTTTGCGGGCTTTGCCGTGCTACCCCTCACGCCCGATTTGCAGGGGTCGGGTGCAGCCGTTGGCGTATTTTACCTGATGGCAATCGTTTCCTTCGATGTGGTCGGGATTCTGATGGCCGGTTGGGGATCGAACAACAAATATTCGCTTTTTGGGGCTATGCGGGCGGTGGCTCAGATCATTTCCTACGAGATTCCGCTGGGTCTGACAATCCTTTGCGTGGTGATGATTTGCCAGACACTGAACCTACAGGAAATCAGTTTTCAGCAGGGATTATTCGCGGTCGAACCAAATTACCTGTTTGGCCTGAAGGCGCTGGGCGTCGACGTGACGGGGTGGGGGGGTATTTTCGCCTGGAATATCTTCCGCAATCCGTTTCTGCTGATCGCCTACGTTATCTTTTTTATCTGCACGCTGGCGGAGTCCAATCGCGCTCCGTTCGACCTGCCCGAAGGCGAATCGGAAATCGTGGGGGGCTTCCATACCGAATATTCGGGAATGCGGTTTGCGTTGCTCTACTTGTCGGAGTATGCTATGATGTTGCTGGTGTCGTTTCTGGGCGCGGTGCTGTTTCTGGGAAGCTGGAATACACCCCTGCCCAATATCGGCCCGGTTCGTCTGGCCGACTGGACCAGTGGCGCACCCGGCACGATCTGGGGCAACGTGACGGGCGTTTTCTGGCTGCTTTCCAAAGTGTTTCTGGCCGTGCTGGTACAGATGTGGGTACGCTGGACCTTCCCGCGTATCCGCGTCGATCAGATGATGTTTCTGTGCTGGAAAGTCCTGACGCCCATCGGTCTAATCCTACTTTTGATCTCCGGCATCTGGCGATTGCTGATGATATAGTCGATCCCGCTGACGGATTTTCGGGAAACTGATCCAATGCTATTGTGGTGGTTACCGGATAACGATGACTGAAAATAGCCTACAGGTCGCCATAAAGTCGATAAATTAGTAAACGTAGCCCCGGATTTACGTATTAGAACGAGATTGTGTTTGTAACTTTGCGCCCTTTTACGGCAAAAATGTCTCTATTTTCACCCAATCCGACTGGCGATCTGACGTGGCAGACGGCCTGGCAATCATCAGTATTTCGTCGAAAACTTATCATTGGACTGGTCTGTACCTTTGCGCTACTATTGACCTTTCCTTCCTTTTTTCAGACAATCGAGCGGCATACGGGCCCCGTTCTGCACGACTGGGTACTGAATCAGCTCCCCCCGCAGGATGTGTCGCTCTGGATTTTTCTGATCATCTGGGCTACGGCATTGCTCCTGCTCATCCGGGCCCGGTATAGCCCGGCGGTGTTCATGATGTACGTGTATGGCTACATCTTCATCAGTCTGTCGCGGATGCTGAGCATCAACCTGTTTCCACTCGATCCGCCCGTTGGTTTAATTCCGCTTGTTGACCCGCTCAGCAATGCCTTTTACGGAAAGACGTACATCACCAAAGACCTGTTCTATTCCGGCCACACATCGTCGATTTTTCTGATGTTCTTGTGCCTGCGTCGTCGGTGGGATCGTATAATCGCCTTCGTTGGATCGCTGATCGTCGGCTTTTTGTTGCTCGTTCAGCATGTGCACTACACGATCGACGTGATCGGCGCCTTTGTGTTCAGCTATCCGCTCTACGTGTTGGCGAAACGGGTGGCACTGGGCGGCTGGAACAAGGTTGACAATCCCGTCGATCAGAAGGCTTCACCCAACTGAAAATAGAGACCGTGGGAGGTGCTCTCCCCAAATCCCCAGCCATAATCGACTCGTAAGTTAAGCCGTTCTTTGCGGTTCAGCGCAACGCGAAGGCCACCGCCATACGCGTATTTAAGCGCCTGAAAATTCAGGTCGCGGAGATGATCCCCAACGTTACCCAGGCCGAAAAAACCGACAGCACCAACGCGGCCAATAATTGGCACACGGTATTCAGCTTGCAGAACGAGCTGATTTTTGCTCCGAAAACGACCGTCGTAATACCCTCGCATGCTGTTGGAGCCGCCAAAACTAGCCAGACTGCGTAAGGGCACCGCGCCGTTGTTGAACTGCCCATAGGCCTGTACGGCCAGTACCTGATTGCGATACAGGCGCATAAACCGGCGCAGGTCGATCGCATAGGCGGTATACCGAAAGTCGGAACCGAGCCAGGGCGTAAAGTGGCTAACGAACACCTGCATCAGTGCGCCCTGATCAGGCGAGAACGCATTGTTACGGGAGTCATACGTCAGGCTAAGACCGGCTCCGGAAATATGGTACGGGTCACGACCGGTAACGTGCTGCTGGTCGAAGAGTCCGCCGGCTACCCGATCGACATCCAGCAGGCGTTGGTACTCGT of Spirosoma agri contains these proteins:
- a CDS encoding complex I subunit 1/NuoH family protein, producing the protein MLALPIFLAVASGFVVVGVYTERKVSAFMQDRLGPMETGKWGLLQLFADLLKLLQKEDIVPTAADRRLFLLAPAVIFASVFAGFAVLPLTPDLQGSGAAVGVFYLMAIVSFDVVGILMAGWGSNNKYSLFGAMRAVAQIISYEIPLGLTILCVVMICQTLNLQEISFQQGLFAVEPNYLFGLKALGVDVTGWGGIFAWNIFRNPFLLIAYVIFFICTLAESNRAPFDLPEGESEIVGGFHTEYSGMRFALLYLSEYAMMLLVSFLGAVLFLGSWNTPLPNIGPVRLADWTSGAPGTIWGNVTGVFWLLSKVFLAVLVQMWVRWTFPRIRVDQMMFLCWKVLTPIGLILLLISGIWRLLMI
- a CDS encoding phosphatase PAP2-related protein; its protein translation is MSLFSPNPTGDLTWQTAWQSSVFRRKLIIGLVCTFALLLTFPSFFQTIERHTGPVLHDWVLNQLPPQDVSLWIFLIIWATALLLLIRARYSPAVFMMYVYGYIFISLSRMLSINLFPLDPPVGLIPLVDPLSNAFYGKTYITKDLFYSGHTSSIFLMFLCLRRRWDRIIAFVGSLIVGFLLLVQHVHYTIDVIGAFVFSYPLYVLAKRVALGGWNKVDNPVDQKASPN
- a CDS encoding BamA/TamA family outer membrane protein, coding for MARSIETDWSIGVASSFTFRFNQLDTLTRTSNTQALVLYSLRRQFIAALNGTTYFPGERYILNHQFSYSYFPDKFWGLGKVAPDLNEEAYTFRQYYVYLHGQRKLKERFFGGLLYEYQRLLDVDRVAGGLFDQQHVTGRDPYHISGAGLSLTYDSRNNAFSPDQGALMQVFVSHFTPWLGSDFRYTAYAIDLRRFMRLYRNQVLAVQAYGQFNNGAVPLRSLASFGGSNSMRGYYDGRFRSKNQLVLQAEYRVPIIGRVGAVGFFGLGNVGDHLRDLNFQALKYAYGGGLRVALNRKERLNLRVDYGWGFGESTSHGLYFQLGEAF